One segment of Strix aluco isolate bStrAlu1 chromosome 17, bStrAlu1.hap1, whole genome shotgun sequence DNA contains the following:
- the SRSF6 gene encoding serine/arginine-rich splicing factor 6, translating to MPRVYIGRLSYHVREKDIQRFFSGYGRLLEVDLKNGYGFVEFEDSRDADDAVYELNGKDLCGERVIVEHARGPRRDRDGYSYSSRSGGGGGYSSRRQSGRDKYGPPVRTEHRLIVENLSSRCSWQDLKDFMRQAGEVTYADAHKERTNEGVIEFRSYSDMKRALEKLDGTEINGRKIRLVEDKPRSSHRRSYSGSRSRSRSRRRSRSRSRRSRSSRSRSRSVSKSRSRSKSRSRSKDRSRSRSKSRKSRSKSKSKPKSDRGSRSHSRSKEKSEKSRSRSRSRSRSPKENGKGDAKSKSRSRSRSRSNSPQQQPSAKARSESPPKRAASRSRSRSRSKSRSRSRSSSRD from the exons ATGCCGCGCGTATATATCGGGCGCCTGAGCTACCACGTCCGGGAGAAGGACATCCAGCGCTTCTTCAGCGGCTATGGCCGCCTGCTCGAGGTCGACCTCAAAAACGG TTACGGCTTCGTGGAGTTCGAGGACTCCCGAGACGCCGACGATGCCGTTTACGAGCTGAACGGCAAGGACCTGTGCGGGGAACGCGTGATCGTGGAGCacgcccgcggcccccgccgcgaCAGGGACGGGTACAGCTACAGTAGTCGCA GTGGGGGTGGTGGCGGATATAGCAGTCGGAGACAATCTGGAAGAGATAAATACGGACCGCCTGTTCGTACAGAGCACAGACTGATTGTTGAAAACCTTTCCAGTCGCTGTAGTTGGCAGGATTTGAAA GATTTCATGAGGCAAGCTGGTGAGGTGACCTATGCAGATGCTCACAAAGAACGTACAAATGAAGGAGTGATTGAGTTCCGATCTTACTCGGACATGAAGCGTGCCCTGGAGAAACTGGATGGCACAGAGATAAACGGAAGGAAGATCAGGCTGGTTGAAGACAAGCCACGGTCAAGCCATAGGCGATCTTACTCTGGCAGCAGGTCGAG GTCACGATCTAGAAGACGATCTAGAAGCAGAAGTCGTAGAAGTAGGAGCAGCCGCAGCAGGTCCCGTAGTGTCTCCAAAAGCCGTTCCCG GTCTAAATCCAGGTCACGAAGCAAAGACCGCTCACGCTCCAGATCTAAAAGCAGGAAGTCTAGATCAAAGAGCAAATCGAAACCCAAGTCTGACAGGGGTTCACGCTCTCACAGCAGATCCAAGGAGAAGTCGGAGAAGTCTCGGTCCAGGTCCAGGTCCAGGTCTCGATCTCCCAAAGAAAATGGTAAAGGAGATGCTAAGTCTAAGTCCAGGTCAAGGAGTAGGTCTCGTTCCAATTCTCCGCAGCAGCAGCCATCTGCCAAGGCTCGTTCAGAGTCGCCACCCAAAAGAGCTGCATCGAGGTCCCGCTCCAGATCTCGTTCAAAATCTCGCTCACGATCAAGATCTAGTTCAAGAGATTAA